A genome region from Brassica oleracea var. oleracea cultivar TO1000 chromosome C2, BOL, whole genome shotgun sequence includes the following:
- the LOC106325271 gene encoding uncharacterized protein LOC106325271 isoform X2: MTQEYGGEYCRRGHVPAFGGWDWNDAVPFTQCFETATTQQPSYLHHYPPYPQDRDLYLAGDLYDNHHLVAPAVILLPRRRAKVGQEPKRTTSKEHHNFKKDARVSNAPRSCPTPVVKPRTARPKPVDEDLYKVSPRLLSLESTKKRGGGFGCISRCFLPTRVL; the protein is encoded by the exons ATGACTCAGGAATACGGAGGAGAGTACTGCAGGAGGGGACACGTGCCGGCGTTTGGGGGTTGGGACTGGAACGACGCCGTACCATTCACTCAGTGCTTCGAGACAGCAACAACTCAGCAGCCTTCTTATCTCCACCACTACCCTCCTTACCCTCAAGACCGTGATCTTTACCTCGCTGGCGATCTTTACGACAACCACCACCTTGTCGCTCCCGCCGTCATCCTCCTCCCTCGACGCCGG GCTAAGGTGGGCCAGGAGCCGAAAAGAACCACCTCCAAGGAGCATCACAACTTCAAGAAGGATGCGCGTGTGTCTAACGCGCCGAGGAGCTGTCCAACACCGGTGGTGAAGCCGAGGACGGCGAGGCCTAAACCCGTGGATGAAGACTTGTACAAGGTGTCTCCTCGACTTCTCTCCCTCGAATCCACAAAG AAAAGGGGAGGAGGGTTTGGGTGCATTTCAAGATGTTTTTTGCCGACACGGGTGCTTTGA
- the LOC106325271 gene encoding uncharacterized protein LOC106325271 isoform X1: MDYEYGGEYCRRGHVPAFGGWDWNDAVPFTQCFETATTQQPSYLHHYPPYPQDRDLYLAGDLYDNHHLVAPAVILLPRRRAKVGQEPKRTTSKEHHNFKKDARVSNAPRSCPTPVVKPRTARPKPVDEDLYKVSPRLLSLESTKKRGGGFGCISRCFLPTRVL; this comes from the exons ATGGACTAC GAATACGGAGGAGAGTACTGCAGGAGGGGACACGTGCCGGCGTTTGGGGGTTGGGACTGGAACGACGCCGTACCATTCACTCAGTGCTTCGAGACAGCAACAACTCAGCAGCCTTCTTATCTCCACCACTACCCTCCTTACCCTCAAGACCGTGATCTTTACCTCGCTGGCGATCTTTACGACAACCACCACCTTGTCGCTCCCGCCGTCATCCTCCTCCCTCGACGCCGG GCTAAGGTGGGCCAGGAGCCGAAAAGAACCACCTCCAAGGAGCATCACAACTTCAAGAAGGATGCGCGTGTGTCTAACGCGCCGAGGAGCTGTCCAACACCGGTGGTGAAGCCGAGGACGGCGAGGCCTAAACCCGTGGATGAAGACTTGTACAAGGTGTCTCCTCGACTTCTCTCCCTCGAATCCACAAAG AAAAGGGGAGGAGGGTTTGGGTGCATTTCAAGATGTTTTTTGCCGACACGGGTGCTTTGA